One genomic region from Tamandua tetradactyla isolate mTamTet1 chromosome 22 unlocalized genomic scaffold, mTamTet1.pri SUPER_22_unloc_2, whole genome shotgun sequence encodes:
- the LOC143672935 gene encoding olfactory receptor 2G6 yields MEETNNSSQKGFVLLGFSDQPQLEKILFVIILVFYILNFLGNSAIILVSYLDPKLHTPMYFFLSNLSCVDICFTTSVAPQLLVTMNKKDKTMSYGGCVAQLYVAMGLGSCECILLAVMAYDRYAAVCQPLQYTTIMHPQLCAILAGIAWLSGLITSLIQCSLTMQLPLCGHHKLNHIFCEVPVLIKLACVDTTFNEAGLFVASVVFLVIPVSLILVSYGLITQAVLRIKSAAGRQKAFGTCSSHLVVVIIFYGAIIFMYLQPSRSSSKNQGKFVSLFYTIVTPLLNPIIYTLRNKDVKGALRALIMGNALGSERL; encoded by the coding sequence ATGGAGGAAACCAACAACAGCTCTCAAAAAGGATTTGTCCTTCTGGGATTTTCAGATCAGCCCCAACTTGAGAAGATCCTATTTGTTATTATATTAGTCTTCTACATCTTGAATTTTCTGGGAAATTCTGCTATCATATTGGTTTCTTATCTGGACCCTAAACTCCACACTCCaatgtacttcttcctcagcaATCTTTCTTGTGTGGACATCTGCTTCACAACCAGTGTTGCCCCTCAGTTGCTGGTTACcatgaacaaaaaagacaagaCCATGAGCTATGGTGGATGTGTGGCTCAGCTTTATGTGGCCATGGGTTTAGGTTCCTGTGAGTGCATCCTCTTGGCAGTCATGGCCTATGATCGTTATGCTGCTGTCTGTCAGCCTCTTCAGTACACAACAATTATGCATCCTCAGCTCTGTGCAATTCTGGCTGGCATAGCTTGGCTCAGTGGCCTCATCACCTCCCTAATTCAGTGTTCCCTTACCATGCAGCTGCCACTGTGTGGCCACCACAAACTGAACCATATCTTCTGTGAGGTGCCAGTACTCATTAAACTGGCCTGTGTGGACACAACTTTCAATGAGGCAGGACTTTTTGTGGCCAGTGTAGTCTTTCTTGTTATCCCTGTGTCACTCATCTTAGTCTCCTATGGCCTTATAACACAAGCTGTACTTAGGATCAAATCAGCTGCAGGACGTCAAAAAGCATTTGGGACCTGTTcctcccacttggttgtggtcaTCATTTTCTATGGAGCCATCATCTTCATGTATCTTCAGCCATCCAGAAGTAGTTCCAAAAACCAGGGGAAGTTTGTCTCCCTTTTCTACACCATAGTCACCCCACTCTTAAACCCCATTATTTATACCCTGAGGAACAAGGATGTGAAAGGGGCTTTGAGGGCACTGATAATGGGAAATGCTTTGGGTTCAGAAAGATTATGA